In a single window of the Amycolatopsis sp. cg5 genome:
- a CDS encoding KamA family radical SAM protein — translation MTAIQEPVATAADALEQPYEYRRTELVEPDWRRFPGWSDVTEAQWRDAQWQRVHCVRNIKQLKALMGDLLEERFYDDLLADQREMATMSMLLPPQMLNTMAPQAGTDPLKVTEAFYADPIRRYMMPVRSDRDTEWPSHPHSERDSLHEAEMWVVEGLTHRYPTKVLAEMISTCPQYCGHCTRMDLVGNSTETIDKHKLSLKPVDRQDAMIDYLKKTPGVRDVVVSGGDVANVPWPQLESFLMRLMDIETVRDIRLATKALAGLPQHWLQPKVVEGLERVAVTAQRRGVNLAIHTHVNHAQSVTPLVAEAAQTALNVGVRDVRNQGVLMRGVNATPAQLLDLCFALQGEANILPYYFYMCDMIPNAEHWRVSVHEAQELQHAIMGYLPGYATPRIVCDVPYVGKRWVHQLAEYDRERGISYWTKNYRTGIEHTDPEALQRHYPYYDPISTLPEAGRKWWAEHSG, via the coding sequence GTGACTGCGATCCAGGAACCTGTCGCGACAGCCGCCGACGCTCTGGAACAGCCGTACGAGTACCGGCGTACCGAGTTGGTGGAACCCGACTGGCGCCGTTTCCCCGGCTGGAGCGATGTGACCGAGGCCCAGTGGCGTGACGCCCAGTGGCAGCGGGTGCACTGCGTCCGCAACATCAAGCAGCTCAAGGCGCTCATGGGCGACCTGCTCGAGGAGCGCTTCTACGACGACCTGCTCGCCGACCAGCGCGAGATGGCGACCATGTCGATGTTGCTGCCCCCGCAGATGCTCAACACGATGGCGCCGCAGGCCGGTACCGACCCGCTGAAGGTCACCGAGGCGTTCTACGCCGACCCGATCCGGCGCTACATGATGCCCGTGCGCAGCGACCGCGACACCGAGTGGCCCAGCCACCCGCACTCCGAGCGCGACTCGCTGCACGAGGCCGAGATGTGGGTGGTCGAGGGCCTGACCCACCGCTACCCCACCAAGGTGCTGGCCGAGATGATCTCGACCTGCCCCCAGTACTGCGGCCACTGCACCCGGATGGACCTCGTCGGGAACTCGACCGAGACGATCGACAAGCACAAGCTCTCGCTCAAGCCGGTCGACCGCCAGGACGCGATGATCGACTACCTCAAGAAGACACCCGGCGTGCGTGACGTGGTCGTCTCCGGCGGCGACGTCGCCAACGTCCCGTGGCCGCAGCTCGAGTCGTTCCTCATGCGCCTGATGGACATCGAGACCGTCCGCGACATCCGCCTCGCCACCAAGGCGCTCGCCGGCCTGCCCCAGCACTGGCTGCAGCCGAAGGTCGTCGAAGGCCTCGAGCGCGTCGCCGTCACCGCGCAGCGCCGCGGCGTCAACCTCGCGATCCACACCCACGTCAACCACGCCCAGTCGGTCACCCCGCTGGTCGCCGAGGCGGCGCAGACCGCGCTCAACGTCGGCGTCCGCGACGTGCGCAACCAGGGCGTGCTCATGCGCGGCGTCAACGCGACCCCGGCGCAGCTGCTCGACCTGTGCTTCGCGCTGCAGGGCGAGGCGAACATCCTGCCGTACTACTTCTACATGTGCGACATGATCCCCAATGCCGAGCACTGGCGCGTTTCGGTGCACGAGGCGCAGGAGCTGCAGCACGCGATCATGGGCTACCTGCCCGGGTACGCGACCCCGCGCATCGTGTGCGACGTGCCCTACGTCGGCAAGCGCTGGGTGCACCAGCTCGCCGAGTACGACCGCGAGCGCGGCATCTCGTACTGGACGAAGAACTACCGAACCGGGATCGAGCACACCGACCCCGAGGCGTTGCAGCGGCACTACCCGTACTACGACCCGATCTCGACGCTGCCCGAAGCGGGCCGCAAGTGGTGGGCCGAGCACAGCGGCTGA
- a CDS encoding polyprenol monophosphomannose synthase yields MAQAPRGAQGIDPVLVVIPTYNERENIGPILRRLLEALPKVHALVVDDGSPDGTGDLADEFAKNDERVHVLHRTEKAGLGAAYVAGFRWGLARDYQTIVEMDADGSHAPEDLPRLLDALGDTDLVIGSRYVTGGTTVNWPLSRQLISRGGNLYSRLALGVWRINDITAGFRAYRREVLEKLALDEIASHGYCFQIDLAYRTLLAGFDVVEVPITFTEREIGQSKMSGSIVREAMLRVGAWGVKRRYSQLKSLFKRN; encoded by the coding sequence ATGGCGCAGGCGCCGCGGGGGGCCCAGGGAATCGATCCGGTGCTGGTGGTGATCCCGACCTACAACGAGCGGGAGAACATCGGCCCGATCTTGCGCCGGCTGCTCGAAGCCTTACCGAAGGTGCACGCGCTCGTCGTCGACGACGGCAGCCCCGACGGCACCGGCGACCTCGCCGACGAGTTCGCCAAGAACGACGAGCGGGTGCACGTGCTGCACCGCACGGAGAAGGCGGGCCTCGGCGCCGCCTACGTCGCCGGGTTCCGCTGGGGACTGGCCCGCGACTACCAGACCATCGTCGAGATGGACGCCGACGGCTCGCACGCGCCCGAAGACCTCCCGCGCCTGCTCGACGCGCTCGGCGACACCGACCTGGTCATCGGCTCGCGCTACGTCACCGGCGGCACGACCGTCAACTGGCCGCTCTCGCGTCAGCTCATCTCGCGCGGCGGCAACCTGTACTCGCGCCTGGCGCTGGGTGTGTGGCGGATCAACGACATCACCGCCGGGTTCCGCGCCTACCGCCGCGAGGTGCTCGAGAAGCTCGCGCTCGACGAGATCGCCTCGCACGGCTACTGCTTCCAGATCGACCTGGCCTACCGCACCCTGCTCGCCGGGTTCGACGTGGTCGAGGTGCCGATCACCTTCACCGAGCGTGAGATCGGCCAGTCGAAGATGAGCGGCTCGATCGTGCGCGAGGCCATGCTGCGCGTCGGCGCGTGGGGCGTGAAGCGCCGCTACTCCCAGCTGAAGTCGCTGTTCAAGCGGAACTGA
- a CDS encoding AAA family ATPase has translation MPRLIHLNGPSGVGKSTIAQLYVDRHAGVLNLDTDQIVSLIGGWQDDFWVALRAGRALAIAMAETHLRAGHDVVMPQLTTRFEEIEGFEAAAERAGAQYREIVLTVAKPRMLDRFAGRVTGEHEARHRRMDEIVTRGGGQKLLERIHDHLTAYLATRPDCRVLPTDGLTPEETYAEVIRLR, from the coding sequence ATGCCACGGTTGATCCACTTGAACGGCCCGTCCGGCGTCGGGAAGTCCACGATCGCCCAGCTCTACGTCGACCGGCACGCCGGCGTGCTCAACCTCGACACCGACCAGATCGTGAGTTTGATCGGCGGCTGGCAGGACGACTTCTGGGTGGCGCTGCGCGCGGGTCGTGCGCTGGCGATCGCCATGGCGGAAACCCACCTGCGTGCCGGGCATGACGTCGTGATGCCGCAGCTCACGACCCGGTTCGAGGAGATCGAGGGGTTCGAGGCGGCCGCGGAGCGAGCGGGTGCGCAGTACCGCGAGATCGTGTTGACCGTCGCGAAGCCCCGCATGCTGGACCGGTTCGCCGGGCGCGTGACGGGCGAACACGAGGCCAGGCACCGGCGCATGGACGAGATCGTCACCCGTGGCGGCGGCCAGAAACTGCTGGAGCGGATCCACGACCATCTCACCGCGTATCTGGCGACGCGGCCGGACTGCCGCGTCCTGCCGACCGACGGCCTCACGCCGGAGGAGACCTACGCCGAGGTCATCCGACTTCGGTGA
- a CDS encoding RNA polymerase-binding protein RbpA — MADRVLRGSRLGAVSYETDRNHDLAPRRTVRYACPKNHEFEVPFSDDAEIPAVWECRLHGSESEIVDGGQPEQKKVKPPRTHWDMLLERRSIPELEDLLNERLAELKGRRTTRSA; from the coding sequence ATGGCCGACCGTGTACTCCGTGGAAGCCGGCTGGGAGCGGTCAGCTACGAGACCGACCGCAATCACGACCTCGCGCCGCGGCGCACCGTGCGCTACGCATGCCCCAAGAACCACGAGTTCGAGGTGCCGTTCTCCGACGACGCCGAGATCCCGGCAGTCTGGGAGTGCCGCTTGCACGGCAGCGAGTCTGAGATCGTCGACGGCGGACAGCCGGAGCAGAAGAAGGTCAAGCCCCCGAGGACCCACTGGGACATGCTGCTCGAGCGTCGTTCCATCCCGGAGCTCGAAGACCTGCTCAACGAACGTCTCGCCGAGCTCAAGGGTCGCCGGACGACCCGCTCGGCCTAG
- a CDS encoding putative quinol monooxygenase: protein MILINIKFPIRPDKIDEWLEVANAYAKDVNTEEGCLFFQISRSLVDENEFVCIEGFKDAEAGAAHVKHSYVKKFFEAAPDLVSAQPQIIYLDAPHDGFGPMGEIQPR, encoded by the coding sequence ATGATCCTGATCAACATCAAGTTCCCCATCCGCCCCGACAAGATCGACGAGTGGCTGGAAGTGGCCAACGCCTACGCCAAGGACGTCAACACCGAGGAAGGCTGCCTGTTCTTCCAGATCTCGCGCAGCCTGGTCGACGAGAACGAGTTCGTCTGCATCGAAGGCTTCAAAGACGCCGAAGCGGGTGCCGCGCATGTGAAGCACTCGTACGTGAAGAAGTTCTTCGAGGCCGCGCCGGACCTCGTCTCGGCGCAGCCGCAGATCATCTACCTCGACGCCCCGCACGACGGATTCGGCCCGATGGGCGAGATCCAGCCCCGCTGA
- a CDS encoding tachylectin-related carbohydrate-binding protein, translated as MSVLRDRFRPVAAALTASTIALSGLAATTAAPAFADASCAGGVSVYGTLASGQLTYTAINPDNGNIKHVVVSSRSLGFTPKAIAAINFNTVLVTSPAGVLYRVDVQTNDDNLTFKDPVDIQHGWTHDKLSYDGYGHLYGTTANGTLLRYLVSGDKPGANQIGKRQEIGNGGFSLKTLATAGDDRLVATAADGQLIGYTVSPTGTTYSRAQLVEHGWQSFTDLVSPGGGLYYGKNPAGAMYWYEDADPADGSGDDILYHNNDPVSSQGWTQTLLSAVPRTCTSTTPTKPLRAKIAALANGEVGTLEAQCDKYHSACDRGALDWCAMFATWSWSAAGVSGVPRDKFIARALGEWGVQRGLFKSRTGTAHGSPKPGDWVIYGPPDGTTGGHVDVIVAVNPDGTITTVGGNLSDRVRRKTIDPDTATSGSQGKHISGYVSPPGA; from the coding sequence ATGTCTGTTCTCCGAGACAGGTTCAGACCTGTCGCCGCCGCGCTGACCGCGAGCACCATCGCGCTGTCAGGTCTCGCGGCCACCACCGCGGCACCCGCCTTCGCCGACGCCTCGTGCGCCGGCGGGGTTTCCGTCTACGGCACGCTGGCGAGCGGGCAGCTCACCTACACCGCGATCAACCCGGACAACGGGAACATCAAGCATGTCGTGGTGTCCTCGCGCTCGCTCGGGTTCACGCCGAAGGCGATCGCGGCGATCAACTTCAACACCGTGCTGGTCACCTCGCCCGCCGGTGTCCTCTACCGCGTCGACGTGCAGACCAACGACGACAACCTGACCTTCAAGGACCCGGTCGACATCCAGCACGGCTGGACGCACGACAAGCTGAGCTACGACGGGTACGGGCACCTCTACGGCACCACCGCCAACGGCACCCTGCTGCGGTACCTGGTCTCCGGGGACAAGCCGGGCGCCAACCAGATCGGGAAGCGCCAGGAGATCGGCAACGGCGGGTTCTCGCTCAAGACGCTGGCCACCGCCGGGGACGACCGGCTCGTGGCGACCGCGGCCGACGGGCAGCTGATCGGCTACACGGTCTCGCCGACCGGCACCACCTACAGCCGCGCGCAGCTCGTCGAGCACGGCTGGCAGTCGTTCACCGACCTCGTCTCGCCGGGCGGCGGCCTGTACTACGGCAAGAACCCCGCGGGCGCCATGTACTGGTACGAAGACGCCGACCCCGCCGACGGTTCCGGCGACGACATCTTGTACCACAACAACGACCCGGTCTCCTCGCAGGGCTGGACGCAGACGCTGCTGTCGGCAGTGCCCCGCACCTGCACCTCGACCACGCCCACCAAGCCGCTGCGCGCGAAGATCGCCGCGCTGGCCAACGGCGAGGTCGGCACGCTGGAAGCGCAGTGCGACAAGTACCACTCCGCCTGCGACCGCGGCGCGCTCGACTGGTGCGCGATGTTCGCGACCTGGTCATGGTCCGCCGCCGGGGTTTCCGGTGTGCCACGCGACAAGTTCATCGCCCGCGCGCTCGGCGAGTGGGGCGTGCAGCGCGGCCTGTTCAAGTCGCGCACCGGCACCGCGCACGGCAGCCCGAAACCGGGTGACTGGGTCATCTACGGCCCGCCGGACGGCACCACGGGCGGCCACGTCGACGTGATCGTCGCCGTCAACCCCGACGGGACGATCACCACCGTCGGCGGCAACCTCAGCGACCGGGTCCGGCGCAAGACCATCGACCCCGACACCGCCACCTCCGGCTCGCAGGGCAAGCACATCTCCGGCTACGTCTCCCCGCCCGGCGCCTGA
- a CDS encoding amidohydrolase, whose amino-acid sequence MTEDSTTLLLGGRVYTPGSPDATAMAITGGTIVWVGQDAPARALHPGAEIVDLDGAFVAPGFVDAHVHATATGLHHTGLDLTTVRDAAGLLAAVRDAVRPGEVLIAHGWDESRWTNPRLPSRAELDAAAGDVPVYLSRVDVHSALVSSALVTPEARAADGWSADGPLTRDAHHRVRDAMRAAITPAQRARAQRAFLDTAASRGIVSVHECAGPDISSEQDLLDLLALTDGPEVVGYWGERDAIDTARRLGVRGLAGDLFVDGALGSHTAALCAPYTDAPSTSGALYLGAAAIGDHLAACTEAGLQAGFHVIGDAAVAEVVAGFRLAEKSVGQRALASAHHRLEHLEMVTPEQAQALASWGVAGSMQPQFDAAWGGPDGMYATRLGDRAAALNPFAMLASAGVVLAFGSDAPVTPLDPWASVRAGTYHRTPGSGLSARASFTAHTRGGHRAAGVNDGLTGALVPGAPAHYAVWDAPELVVATADSRVQRWSTDPRAGVPPLPKLDDDAPLPTCLRTVRAGRTIHQA is encoded by the coding sequence GTGACGGAAGACAGCACCACGCTCCTGCTCGGCGGCCGCGTCTACACCCCCGGTTCCCCCGACGCCACGGCCATGGCGATCACCGGCGGCACCATCGTCTGGGTCGGCCAGGACGCGCCTGCCCGCGCGCTGCACCCCGGCGCCGAGATCGTCGACCTCGACGGCGCGTTCGTCGCACCCGGTTTCGTCGACGCCCACGTCCACGCCACCGCGACCGGCCTGCACCACACCGGCCTCGACCTGACCACGGTCCGCGACGCCGCCGGGCTGCTGGCCGCGGTCCGCGACGCCGTCCGCCCCGGCGAAGTGCTCATCGCGCACGGCTGGGACGAGTCACGGTGGACGAACCCCCGCCTGCCCAGCCGCGCCGAACTCGACGCCGCCGCCGGCGACGTGCCCGTCTACCTCAGCCGTGTCGACGTGCACTCCGCGCTGGTGTCGAGCGCGCTGGTCACCCCCGAGGCCCGCGCAGCCGACGGCTGGTCGGCCGACGGCCCGCTCACCCGTGACGCCCACCACCGCGTCCGCGACGCCATGCGCGCCGCGATCACCCCGGCGCAGCGCGCCCGCGCCCAGCGCGCGTTCCTCGACACCGCCGCGTCGCGCGGCATCGTCAGCGTCCACGAATGCGCCGGACCCGACATCTCCAGCGAGCAGGACCTGCTCGACCTGCTCGCGCTCACCGACGGCCCCGAGGTCGTCGGCTACTGGGGCGAACGCGACGCGATCGACACCGCCCGCCGCCTCGGCGTGCGCGGACTGGCGGGCGACCTGTTCGTCGACGGCGCGCTCGGCTCCCACACCGCCGCCCTCTGCGCGCCCTATACCGACGCACCATCGACCTCTGGCGCGCTTTACCTCGGCGCCGCGGCCATCGGCGACCACCTCGCCGCCTGCACCGAAGCCGGTCTCCAGGCAGGCTTCCACGTCATCGGCGACGCGGCTGTCGCCGAGGTCGTGGCCGGTTTCCGGCTCGCGGAGAAGTCCGTCGGACAGCGGGCGCTCGCTTCGGCTCACCACCGTCTCGAACACCTGGAGATGGTCACGCCCGAACAAGCCCAGGCTCTGGCGTCGTGGGGTGTCGCGGGGTCGATGCAGCCGCAGTTCGACGCGGCCTGGGGCGGCCCGGACGGCATGTACGCGACCAGGCTCGGCGACCGCGCCGCCGCGCTGAACCCGTTCGCGATGCTCGCCTCGGCGGGTGTGGTGCTCGCGTTCGGCTCGGACGCCCCGGTGACCCCGCTCGACCCGTGGGCGAGCGTCCGCGCCGGGACCTATCACCGCACCCCGGGCTCCGGCCTGTCGGCGCGCGCCTCGTTCACCGCCCACACTCGCGGCGGCCACCGCGCGGCAGGCGTCAACGACGGCCTCACCGGCGCACTCGTCCCGGGCGCGCCCGCGCACTACGCGGTCTGGGACGCCCCCGAACTCGTGGTCGCCACCGCGGACTCCCGCGTCCAGCGCTGGTCGACCGACCCCCGAGCCGGCGTCCCGCCCCTGCCCAAACTCGACGACGACGCCCCGCTCCCGACCTGCCTGCGCACCGTCCGCGCAGGACGCACCATCCACCAGGCCTGA
- a CDS encoding YciI family protein, whose amino-acid sequence MPRYLLNIHQPDGPPPEDLGEIMADLTALNEEMTAAGVWVFGGGLLPPAASTVVKASGREVLATDGPYTEAKEFIGGFTVIDADDLDTALVWAGKLATVLSPLSIEVRPFAGA is encoded by the coding sequence ATGCCGCGGTATCTGCTCAACATCCACCAGCCCGACGGCCCGCCGCCGGAGGATCTGGGCGAGATCATGGCCGATCTCACCGCGCTCAACGAGGAGATGACCGCCGCCGGCGTGTGGGTGTTCGGCGGCGGACTGCTCCCGCCCGCGGCGAGCACGGTCGTCAAGGCGAGCGGCCGCGAGGTGCTGGCGACCGACGGCCCGTACACCGAGGCCAAGGAGTTCATCGGCGGCTTCACCGTGATCGACGCCGACGATCTCGACACCGCGCTGGTCTGGGCGGGCAAGCTCGCCACCGTGTTGTCCCCGCTGTCGATCGAAGTGCGGCCCTTCGCCGGTGCGTGA
- the lnt gene encoding apolipoprotein N-acyltransferase, with translation MIEDAVAPAKRRRFSRAWALRFAAAAASGFVLYLSYAPRPLWWLAPLAFAGLALVVKARRFRGGFGYGFLFGVAFYLPLLTWLLDFLGPDFGPWPWIGLSAALACYSGLAGGLITVVSKLPGGPFWSALVFIATETPRTWFPFGGFPWGRVAFSQPEGAFTPLASIGGAPLVGLAVVLTGFGLAKALEDRRSLAFVIVPLTAGMALWPTIGTDAQDGELTVATVQGNAPDIGLALEGRRDELRDNHLAETRRLLADIRAGKVPKPDLLVWPETATYLKQNDLVLDQLIGEFGVPAIIGTLDRTGPDGSQNSAIVWDPRTGPGQRYAKVHLVPFGEYVPSREVARLVTPFVDNMADVKPGDGSNSALSVAGTKVGVFICYETAFDGPGRASVAGGAEVLLVPTNNAWYGPGEMSYQQLAMSRLRAVEHGRAAVVSATSGVSAIVRPDGTIARSTDLFTAASLVERVPLRRQTTLSDQLGALTEYGLVGLAVAGVLAGFGLRSPLWTRRTRREAPEPTRSAAGDPPREGKN, from the coding sequence GTGATCGAAGATGCCGTGGCGCCGGCCAAGCGGCGCCGGTTCTCCCGCGCCTGGGCGCTCCGGTTCGCCGCGGCCGCGGCGTCGGGGTTCGTGCTCTACCTCAGCTACGCGCCGCGTCCGCTGTGGTGGCTCGCGCCGCTCGCCTTCGCCGGCCTCGCCCTCGTCGTCAAAGCCCGCAGGTTCCGCGGCGGCTTCGGGTACGGCTTCCTCTTCGGGGTCGCCTTCTACCTTCCGCTGCTGACGTGGCTACTCGACTTCCTCGGCCCCGACTTCGGCCCCTGGCCGTGGATCGGCCTGTCCGCCGCGCTCGCCTGCTACAGCGGACTCGCCGGCGGCCTCATCACGGTCGTGTCGAAACTGCCGGGCGGCCCGTTCTGGTCCGCGCTCGTGTTCATCGCGACCGAGACCCCGCGCACCTGGTTCCCGTTCGGCGGCTTCCCCTGGGGACGCGTCGCGTTCAGCCAGCCCGAAGGCGCGTTCACCCCGCTCGCCTCGATCGGCGGCGCCCCGCTGGTCGGGCTCGCCGTCGTGCTCACCGGGTTCGGGCTCGCCAAGGCGCTGGAAGACCGCCGCTCGCTCGCGTTCGTCATCGTGCCGCTGACCGCGGGCATGGCGCTGTGGCCCACGATCGGCACCGACGCCCAGGACGGTGAACTCACCGTCGCCACCGTGCAGGGCAACGCGCCCGACATCGGCCTCGCGCTCGAAGGCCGCCGCGACGAACTGCGTGACAACCATCTCGCCGAGACCCGGCGCCTGCTCGCCGACATCCGCGCCGGGAAGGTGCCCAAGCCGGACCTGCTCGTCTGGCCGGAGACCGCGACCTACCTCAAGCAGAACGACCTCGTGCTCGATCAGCTCATCGGCGAGTTCGGCGTGCCCGCGATCATCGGCACCCTCGACCGCACCGGCCCGGACGGCTCGCAGAACTCCGCGATCGTGTGGGATCCGCGCACCGGGCCGGGCCAGCGCTACGCCAAGGTGCACCTGGTCCCGTTCGGCGAGTACGTCCCGTCGCGCGAGGTCGCCCGGCTGGTGACCCCGTTCGTGGACAACATGGCCGACGTCAAACCCGGCGACGGCTCGAACAGCGCGCTGAGCGTCGCGGGCACCAAGGTCGGCGTGTTCATCTGCTACGAGACCGCGTTCGACGGCCCCGGCCGCGCCAGTGTCGCGGGTGGCGCCGAAGTGCTGCTCGTGCCGACCAACAACGCCTGGTACGGGCCGGGGGAGATGAGCTACCAGCAGCTGGCGATGTCGCGGCTGCGCGCGGTCGAACACGGCCGCGCCGCCGTGGTCTCGGCCACCAGCGGGGTCAGCGCGATCGTCAGGCCGGACGGGACAATCGCCAGGTCAACCGACCTTTTCACGGCCGCCTCGCTGGTCGAGCGAGTGCCGCTGCGGCGGCAGACTACGCTGTCGGATCAATTGGGTGCGTTGACGGAGTACGGACTCGTGGGCCTGGCAGTGGCAGGGGTGCTCGCCGGGTTCGGGCTCCGTAGTCCACTGTGGACACGGCGCACGCGGCGCGAGGCGCCGGAACCGACTAGATCCGCGGCGGGCGACCCGCCGAGGGAAGGAAAGAACTGA
- a CDS encoding ArsR/SmtB family transcription factor, translating into MFTLGVDVETVSRTRWSPSPAAESMAWLKLTAASGTHPVFGDPGPLARASLGHRDVALLVDLLPHSGDIYVPDLLIPRPGAGIRRDELIEEQIGRIEATAQDEVESQVFTYTEIHWSRPLSATTRELVESGRIQRRLANGLARFWRDALADGWPELSAAADRDIAHRAKSVISYGIGRTLGELHPEIGWAGDAITLAKPWDGELDLAGQELVLVPGVLGKPEVTAQVDVPGEAVLYYPARRIGAGRDREPGRIAQVVGAARAALLADLETARSTAELARRIGYTAGTVSYHLSALHRAGLVSKARDGRHVLYQQTSQAAVLLAGSA; encoded by the coding sequence GTGTTCACGTTGGGGGTCGACGTCGAAACGGTGTCCAGGACACGCTGGTCGCCTTCACCGGCGGCGGAGTCCATGGCGTGGCTGAAGCTCACCGCCGCCTCGGGCACGCACCCGGTGTTCGGGGATCCCGGGCCGCTCGCCCGCGCGTCACTCGGCCATCGAGACGTCGCGCTGCTCGTCGATCTGTTGCCGCACAGCGGCGACATCTACGTGCCGGACCTGCTCATCCCGCGTCCCGGGGCGGGCATCCGGCGCGATGAGCTCATCGAGGAGCAGATCGGGCGGATCGAGGCGACGGCGCAGGACGAGGTCGAGAGCCAGGTCTTCACCTACACGGAAATCCATTGGAGCAGGCCGTTGTCGGCCACGACCCGCGAGCTGGTGGAGTCGGGGCGGATCCAGCGGCGGCTGGCCAACGGGCTCGCCCGGTTCTGGCGGGACGCGCTCGCCGACGGCTGGCCCGAGCTCAGCGCGGCCGCGGATCGGGACATCGCGCACCGGGCGAAGTCCGTGATCTCCTATGGGATCGGCCGCACGCTCGGTGAACTGCATCCCGAGATCGGGTGGGCTGGCGACGCGATCACGCTCGCCAAACCCTGGGATGGCGAACTCGATCTCGCGGGCCAGGAGCTGGTGCTCGTGCCGGGCGTACTTGGCAAGCCCGAGGTCACCGCGCAGGTCGACGTTCCGGGGGAGGCCGTTCTCTACTACCCGGCCCGGCGGATCGGCGCCGGCCGTGACCGCGAACCCGGCAGGATCGCCCAAGTCGTCGGCGCCGCCCGCGCGGCGTTGCTGGCGGATCTCGAAACCGCCCGTTCGACCGCGGAACTCGCCAGGCGGATCGGCTACACCGCGGGCACCGTCTCCTATCACCTCAGCGCGCTGCACCGCGCCGGTCTCGTCAGCAAAGCCCGAGACGGCCGCCATGTCCTGTACCAGCAGACGAGCCAGGCGGCGGTCCTCTTGGCAGGCAGCGCTTGA
- a CDS encoding RNA polymerase sigma factor: MREIERVFREEHGRVIAVLVRVFGDLDLAEDAAAEAFAVAADRWPADGLPPSPAGWLITTARNRAIDRLRRESLRADRHVEAALLHAREEPGEWEPVRDDQLRLIFTCCHPALALPVRVALTLRLLGGLTTAEIARAFLVPEPTMAQRLVRAKTKIRDAAIPYRVPPEPELPDRLRAVLAVLYLIFNEGYTASSGPSLIRDDLCAEAIRLARLLAELMPGEPEVQGLLALMLLIASRAPARTAADGSPVLLADQDTALWDRSLIAEGQSLVRGCLARDEPGPYQIQAAINAVHSDPPTDWRQIVALYDQLLVFTPTPVVALNRAIAVAEVDGPAAALALVDELDLPKYHLFHAVRADLLRRLDRVPEAIEAYDRALALVENAAERDLLRRAREDPRA; encoded by the coding sequence GTGCGTGAGATCGAGCGGGTGTTCCGCGAGGAGCACGGCCGCGTGATCGCGGTGCTCGTCCGTGTCTTCGGCGACCTCGACCTCGCGGAGGACGCCGCCGCCGAGGCGTTCGCCGTCGCGGCCGACCGTTGGCCCGCTGACGGCCTCCCGCCGAGCCCGGCCGGTTGGTTGATCACCACGGCCCGAAACCGCGCCATCGACCGTCTCCGGCGCGAATCGCTGCGCGCGGACCGGCACGTCGAGGCGGCGTTGCTCCACGCCCGCGAGGAGCCGGGGGAGTGGGAGCCCGTCCGCGACGACCAGCTCCGCCTGATCTTCACCTGCTGTCACCCGGCGCTGGCCCTGCCCGTGCGGGTTGCGCTGACGCTGCGGCTGCTCGGCGGCCTCACCACCGCCGAGATCGCCCGCGCGTTCCTGGTGCCCGAGCCGACGATGGCCCAGCGTCTCGTCCGCGCCAAGACCAAGATCCGCGACGCCGCCATCCCGTACCGCGTGCCGCCCGAGCCCGAACTGCCGGACCGGCTGCGCGCGGTGCTGGCCGTGCTCTACCTGATCTTCAACGAGGGCTACACGGCCAGCTCGGGGCCGTCGCTGATCCGCGACGACCTCTGCGCCGAAGCGATCCGCCTGGCCCGGCTGCTCGCCGAGCTGATGCCGGGCGAGCCCGAGGTCCAGGGTCTGCTGGCGCTGATGCTGCTCATCGCCTCCCGCGCGCCCGCCCGCACCGCGGCCGACGGCTCACCGGTCCTGCTCGCCGACCAGGACACCGCGCTGTGGGACCGTTCGCTGATCGCCGAGGGCCAGTCGCTCGTGCGCGGCTGTCTCGCGCGTGACGAGCCGGGGCCGTACCAGATCCAGGCGGCCATCAACGCCGTGCACAGCGACCCGCCGACCGACTGGCGCCAGATCGTCGCGCTCTACGACCAGCTGCTGGTGTTCACCCCGACCCCGGTGGTCGCGCTCAACCGCGCGATCGCGGTCGCCGAGGTCGACGGCCCGGCCGCGGCGCTCGCCCTCGTCGACGAGCTCGACCTGCCGAAGTACCACTTGTTCCACGCCGTGCGCGCCGACCTGCTGCGCCGCCTGGACCGCGTGCCTGAGGCGATCGAGGCTTACGATCGCGCGCTCGCCCTGGTGGAGAACGCGGCGGAACGCGACCTGCTGCGTCGCGCCCGAGAGGACCCCCGGGCATGA